The following proteins are co-located in the Vanessa atalanta chromosome 11, ilVanAtal1.2, whole genome shotgun sequence genome:
- the LOC125067304 gene encoding 28S ribosomal protein S24, mitochondrial — translation MNTSIIKIAQASNVLSQFSPLFASQFHTSSALCRVVSGKYRITKKRDRPLTYEMANPPHYIAHRKSWNSWNTSSLKDGLRKSETAVEDEFIRRFINGTWHGLVCSEIIIKRQFNHIRIAAIMRRAVSPTKMYFLLGYTEELLSTWIQCPVTLELQTVDSYEDVVFKYI, via the exons atgaatACATCTATCATAAAAATCGCACAg GCTTCAAATGTACTATCGCAATTTTCTCCATTATTTGCGTCCCAATTCCACACATCATCAGCACTCTGCAGAGTCGTTTCCGGGAAATATAGAATAACGAAGAAGAGAGACAGGCCACTAACTTATGAAATGGCTAACCCACCTCACTATATTGCTCACCGAAAGTCTTGGAACTCGTGGAATACGT CAAGTTTAAAAGATGGTCTGCGGAAATCAGAAACAGCAGTTGAGGATGAGTTTATCAGGAGATTCATAAATGGAACTTGGCATGGCCTTGTTTGTAGCGAG attataataaaacgacAGTTCAATCATATTAGAATAGCAGCAATCATGAGACGAGCAGTGTCTCCAACAAAGATGTACTTCCTTTTAGGCTACACCGAGGAACTTCTATCAACATGGATACAATGTCCAGTGACATTGGAGCTGCAAACAGTTGACAGCTACGAAGATgttgtctttaaatatatttaa